One Paenibacillus sp. FSL H7-0737 DNA segment encodes these proteins:
- a CDS encoding LacI family DNA-binding transcriptional regulator: MANIKEIARMAGVSVTTVSRVLNNHPYVSETKRTAVLNTIEKLNYTRNMNAVHLITGRTHAIAVIIPNINIFYFSVIIEGLAQEALLAQYRLILCQTDYRHEEELKVLEMLRNKEIDGVVIVSTRMSSEVIDEYTAYGPIVICQDRGERRFSSVYIEHYSAFRSGLQYLHDKGYEQIGYCEGRQHGSSSSIRQIAFSDFLAATGQPFQEEWMMYNCMNEEDGGRVLHQLLKMKNRPNALIISGDHVAAGLIIEAWKNGIRIPEDLAVIGFDDQPIGRLLGLTTIDNQLPEMGVTAFRIIYDQIQNNDSHPVHRKLEYRIIERSTV, translated from the coding sequence ATGGCTAATATAAAAGAAATCGCCCGTATGGCTGGTGTTTCCGTGACAACGGTCTCGCGAGTACTCAATAATCATCCTTATGTAAGTGAAACCAAACGAACCGCTGTTTTAAATACGATTGAAAAGTTAAACTACACGCGTAATATGAATGCCGTGCATCTAATTACCGGCCGTACCCACGCCATTGCCGTTATTATCCCTAATATCAACATTTTTTATTTTTCTGTAATTATTGAAGGCTTAGCCCAAGAAGCGTTGCTAGCGCAATACCGCTTGATTCTGTGCCAGACCGATTACCGCCATGAAGAAGAACTCAAGGTACTGGAGATGCTGCGCAACAAAGAAATTGACGGCGTGGTAATTGTATCTACGAGAATGAGCTCAGAAGTCATTGATGAATATACAGCATATGGCCCGATAGTCATCTGCCAAGATAGAGGTGAACGCCGCTTCTCTTCTGTGTATATCGAACATTATTCCGCTTTTCGCTCCGGCCTGCAGTACTTGCATGATAAGGGGTATGAACAGATAGGTTACTGTGAAGGCAGACAACATGGCAGCAGTAGTTCTATCCGGCAAATTGCCTTTAGTGACTTTCTAGCCGCTACAGGCCAGCCTTTTCAGGAAGAATGGATGATGTATAACTGTATGAATGAAGAGGACGGTGGACGTGTACTGCACCAACTGCTGAAAATGAAGAACCGGCCTAATGCCCTAATTATTTCAGGCGATCATGTGGCAGCCGGTCTAATCATCGAAGCGTGGAAGAACGGTATCCGTATTCCTGAGGATCTGGCCGTCATCGGATTTGACGACCAGCCGATCGGACGACTTTTAGGTCTAACCACTATAGATAACCAGTTACCCGAAATGGGCGTTACAGCTTTTCGGATCATCTATGATCAGATCCAAAATAATGATAGTCATCCTGTACACCGTAAGCTTGAGTATCGCATTATTGAACGTTCTACGGTATAG